One window from the genome of Syntrophobacterales bacterium encodes:
- a CDS encoding IclR family transcriptional regulator produces MSGVGAETEEMKKTEYTSLVPAVDQASRILICLAKTPSFKMNLTDICKNVGIHKSKGYAILNTLLNFKFVERDDEGKTYTLGPGLISLSRRVLDNLEYRDMAGPFLERLAQQTGSTATFGIVNGRNFIIIAKREGDRHAFLTIRVGYQLSITHGAVGKAIIACVPGDEREEVLSQEKLLFHGDPSKLDRNRLETEFEECRKAGYALDLGEMFAGLNAVAAPVFDHAGKPTGALLVTGSFSKSLAHEYGVRVAECAREFSTTLGADIEEIFKRPAKEDLKDEALSQRTQGFGLR; encoded by the coding sequence ATGAGCGGAGTGGGTGCGGAAACGGAAGAAATGAAGAAGACCGAATATACTTCTCTCGTTCCCGCAGTGGACCAGGCATCAAGAATCCTAATCTGTCTTGCGAAAACACCTTCCTTCAAGATGAATCTCACAGATATTTGCAAGAATGTTGGTATACATAAAAGCAAAGGATATGCTATTCTTAATACCCTCCTGAATTTCAAGTTTGTAGAGCGAGACGATGAAGGTAAAACATATACCTTGGGACCGGGGCTGATTTCCCTGTCCCGGAGGGTCCTTGATAACTTGGAATACCGGGATATGGCCGGGCCTTTCCTGGAGAGGCTTGCGCAACAGACAGGCAGTACTGCCACCTTCGGTATAGTGAATGGAAGAAACTTCATCATTATCGCGAAACGGGAAGGAGACAGACATGCGTTTCTCACGATACGGGTGGGCTACCAACTGAGTATCACCCACGGGGCGGTGGGAAAAGCTATCATTGCATGTGTGCCTGGCGATGAGCGCGAGGAAGTGCTCAGCCAGGAGAAGCTTCTTTTTCACGGAGACCCTTCAAAGTTGGACAGGAACCGGCTTGAAACCGAATTTGAGGAGTGCAGGAAAGCCGGCTATGCTCTTGACTTGGGCGAGATGTTTGCCGGACTCAATGCTGTTGCCGCTCCGGTATTCGACCACGCAGGCAAGCCGACAGGGGCCCTGCTCGTCACGGGGAGCTTCTCGAAATCGTTGGCCCACGAGTATGGGGTTAGGGTGGCCGAGTGTGCGAGGGAATTTTCGACGACACTAGGTGCAGACATTGAAGAGATATTCAAGAGACCTGCAAAAGAAGATTTGAAAGATGAAGCTTTATCGCAACGTACGCAGGGTTTTGGACTCCGATAG
- a CDS encoding TRAP transporter substrate-binding protein gives MNKKSVVTVVLGISFVFFCLAAFPAISSAQKAITLNYSNFFPAPHKSSVASEQWCKEIEKRTGGKVKFAYFPGGILTPAAQTYDNIVKGIADVGCSALAYTRGKFPLMEATDLPLGYRNGTQATNLINTFYSKFKPKELDDVKVLYFHAHGPGILHTKKEVSKLEDLKGKKIRATGLAAKIVEALGGAPVGATMPETYDALRTGVVDGSLAPYEALKGWKWGEVVSFTTLNYGAAYTTGFFVVMNKTAWNSLPPDIQKVFDEVSKEWITVHGKVWDEIDKEGREFAKVKGLKEIAFSKEENARWAAKVKPLFDEYTKNAKAKGLPGDEALKFCFDFLKK, from the coding sequence ATGAACAAAAAGTCAGTGGTTACGGTGGTTCTAGGCATCTCGTTTGTGTTCTTCTGTCTTGCTGCTTTCCCGGCAATTTCGTCGGCACAGAAGGCAATAACTCTCAACTACTCCAACTTTTTCCCCGCGCCTCACAAAAGCAGCGTCGCTTCCGAGCAGTGGTGCAAAGAGATTGAGAAAAGGACAGGCGGTAAGGTAAAGTTTGCCTATTTCCCCGGTGGAATTCTCACACCCGCTGCCCAGACGTATGATAATATCGTAAAAGGGATAGCGGATGTGGGTTGCAGCGCTCTTGCATACACAAGGGGAAAATTCCCTCTTATGGAAGCGACAGATCTTCCGTTAGGGTACAGGAACGGGACCCAGGCAACGAATTTGATAAACACCTTCTACTCCAAGTTCAAACCAAAAGAACTTGACGACGTAAAGGTTCTTTATTTCCACGCTCATGGACCCGGCATACTCCATACGAAGAAAGAGGTAAGCAAGCTTGAGGATCTGAAAGGGAAGAAGATACGCGCCACCGGCCTTGCCGCAAAGATAGTGGAAGCCCTTGGAGGCGCTCCGGTAGGGGCCACCATGCCTGAAACCTATGATGCGCTCCGGACTGGCGTTGTCGACGGTTCACTGGCCCCGTACGAAGCATTGAAAGGCTGGAAGTGGGGAGAGGTGGTGAGCTTTACGACCCTGAATTATGGCGCTGCGTATACCACCGGGTTTTTTGTCGTTATGAATAAGACCGCATGGAATTCACTGCCTCCTGATATTCAGAAAGTGTTTGACGAGGTAAGCAAGGAGTGGATCACCGTGCATGGCAAGGTTTGGGATGAGATCGACAAAGAGGGCCGCGAGTTCGCTAAGGTTAAAGGGCTGAAGGAAATAGCTTTCTCGAAAGAGGAGAATGCGCGCTGGGCGGCAAAAGTGAAGCCTCTTTTTGACGAATATACGAAAAATGCGAAAGCAAAAGGGCTGCCAGGCGACGAAGCCTTGAAATTTTGCTTCGACTTTTTGAAAAAGTAA
- a CDS encoding aspartate aminotransferase family protein, translating to MKDFKPFTLEKRTVGTLAAALDRLEAGFAGLPPSEDRSINYASLERVLFEVADRIHDNYPYFHPLYAGQMMKPPHPAARAAYMLAMWINPNNHALDGGRASSAMEKEAVRDLARMIGWDNHLGHLCSGGTMANLEALWVAGQLSPRATVVASAQAHYTHGRISGALKLDFEAIPCDRSGRMDVAVLESRLQRGGVGTVVATVGTTALGCVDPLPELLNLRERYNFRLHADAAYGGYFGLVDNLRPDTRLSYDRLHEVDSLVIDPHKHGLQPYGCGCVLFRDPSVGRFYQHDSPYTYFSSNELHLGEISLECSRPGAAAVALWATQRVLPLVRDGEFALGLSKSRAAARAFYDRLQVDSRVMTPFAPELDIVVWTPRTSKVSESSEMARMIFSLAADRNLHIALAELPAYFFDFQGADIEMDRETVTCLRSVLMKPEHLDWIDRIWEILNQVTDEVIKTR from the coding sequence ATGAAAGATTTCAAACCGTTCACCCTTGAAAAGAGAACTGTCGGAACCCTTGCTGCCGCGCTCGACAGGCTCGAGGCAGGTTTTGCGGGGCTGCCGCCAAGTGAAGACCGATCCATCAACTATGCGTCATTAGAGCGAGTGCTCTTTGAGGTGGCAGACAGAATTCACGATAATTATCCTTACTTCCATCCTCTTTACGCGGGTCAGATGATGAAACCGCCCCATCCGGCGGCAAGGGCGGCTTATATGCTGGCTATGTGGATAAATCCAAATAATCACGCCCTTGATGGAGGACGCGCCAGTTCGGCAATGGAGAAAGAAGCAGTGAGGGACCTTGCCCGGATGATCGGGTGGGATAATCATCTAGGCCACCTGTGCAGCGGGGGCACCATGGCGAATCTGGAAGCGCTGTGGGTGGCAGGACAACTCAGTCCTCGCGCTACCGTCGTTGCCTCGGCGCAAGCCCATTATACCCACGGGCGCATAAGCGGCGCGCTCAAGCTGGATTTTGAGGCTATTCCCTGTGATCGTTCCGGAAGAATGGATGTAGCCGTACTCGAAAGCCGTCTTCAAAGAGGAGGGGTCGGTACAGTTGTCGCGACCGTCGGTACCACGGCGTTAGGGTGCGTCGATCCGTTGCCTGAACTGCTCAACCTTCGTGAGCGGTACAACTTCCGTCTTCACGCCGATGCGGCATACGGAGGATATTTCGGTCTTGTCGACAACCTGAGACCTGATACGCGTCTCAGCTATGACCGGCTTCACGAGGTGGATTCTTTGGTGATCGATCCGCACAAACACGGTCTCCAGCCATATGGATGCGGATGCGTGCTTTTCCGTGATCCCTCCGTGGGAAGATTTTACCAACACGATTCTCCTTACACCTATTTCAGCTCGAACGAGCTTCACCTGGGTGAAATAAGTCTTGAATGCTCCCGTCCTGGGGCGGCAGCTGTCGCGCTATGGGCGACACAGCGCGTGCTTCCCCTTGTAAGAGATGGGGAATTCGCTCTCGGGCTTTCCAAATCCCGTGCGGCTGCACGGGCATTTTACGACAGGCTGCAAGTGGATTCGCGGGTTATGACGCCCTTTGCGCCTGAGCTGGACATAGTTGTATGGACGCCCAGGACATCCAAGGTAAGTGAGTCATCCGAGATGGCTCGTATGATTTTTTCGCTGGCCGCGGACCGAAATCTGCACATAGCTTTGGCCGAACTGCCTGCCTATTTCTTCGATTTCCAGGGCGCCGATATTGAAATGGACAGAGAGACAGTCACCTGTCTGCGCTCGGTTCTCATGAAACCGGAACATCTTGACTGGATTGATCGTATATGGGAAATCCTCAATCAAGTGACGGATGAAGTGATCAAAACGCGATGA